Below is a genomic region from Gillisia sp. Hel_I_86.
GCATTTGTGCAAGCGTGTTGTTTGCATTGATCAAGAAATTTCCAAAATCTGTATTTTTATGTACAAACCAGAATTCTAACTGAGCGGTACTTTGAAGCAATGTTTTAACACGACTGATGTCTTTTGCGCCAGGAAGCTCTACCAAGATCCTACCGGTATTCCCCAAACGTTGGATGTTGGGTTGTGCCACCCCAAACTTATCTATACGCTTGCGCAATACTTCGAAAGCTGAGGTGATTGATTCGTCTACCTTTTTCCTAATGATAGGTTTAACAACATCATTGGTCATTTCAAAATTCACCTGATCGCTGAGGGTCTTATTGGCAAAAATATCCGGAGAAGCTAATTTAGCACCTTCATTTTGCTCGAAAGCCTCAAAGAAAAGGTCTAAATAACTTTCCTGACTATCTTTTTGGGCAGCATCTGCTTTAGCCAAAGCCTTATTGAATGCGGGATCGCTACTGTTGTTGGCCAATCCTTTTAAGATATCCTTTACGGAAATTTGAAGGATCACATTGATTCCTCCTTTAAGATCGAGCCCTTTATTAAGCTCCTTGTCTTTTGCCGAATTGTAAGTAATCCCGGCAATGATCTCCTTATTACCAATAGAATCCAAATATCTACTTTCTTCAATATCTCGCAGTACAGAATATCCCTCTACGTTAGTTCCTATTTTTTGCTTAGCAAACGCCTCTGCATCACTCTCTACTCCGCTGGCAATAAATGTAAATGATAGCTGGTAAATACATACCAGACCAAATAAAATCGCAAAAATCTTGATCAGTCCTTTATTCTGCATTATTTTTTGTTATTTAATGTCATTTTTTAAAACGGACAAATATAGGACTTCATTATTCAAATGCCAATTATTTTTTTTTGAAAAATTTAACTTTTTGACATTAAAAAAGACCACTTACAAAGTGGCCTTTTTCGGATTTCAGTTTTCACTGAAATATAATACGATTTATGCTTAAAACGTCAACAAATCATTGGTTTTCTTAACCCCCTCAGCACTTTCTTTAATCTTCGCTTTTTCGGCATCGGTCAATTCAATTTCAACGATCTTTTCCAATCCGTCTTTCCCCAAAATTGATGGAACACCTATACAAAGGTCATTTAGACCGTATTCTCCTTCCAATAAGGCAGAACATGGGAACATTTTTTTCTGATCGCAAGCAATTGCTTGAACCATAGCAGAAACTGCAGCACCCGGCGCATACCATGCACTGGTTCCCAATAATTTGGTTAAGGTTGCCCCACCTACTTTCGTGTCTTCAGAAACTTGATTCAATCTTCCTTCAGAAAGAAAGGCAGTTACAGGAATACTATTTCTTGTTGCCAATCTTGTTAAAGGCACCATTCCAGTATCACTATGGCCACCTATTACCATTCCATCCACATCTGAAGGAGGGCATTCCAATGCTTCACTTAATCTAAATTTGAAACGTGCACTATCCAAAGCACCGCCCATTCCAATAATTCTATTTTTAGGAAGGCCCGTGGTTTTATGCACCAAATAGGTCATTGTATCCATTGGGTTGCTCACCACGATAATCACCGTATTTGGAGAATGCTTAATTAAATTTCCCGAAACTTCTTTTACAATTCCAGCATTGATCCCAATTAATTCCTCTCTTGTCATTCCCGGTTTTCTAGGAATTCCACTTGTAATAACCACCACATCACTACCGGAAGTCTTACTATAATCGTTTGTTGAACCTACAATCTTGGAATCGAATCCGTTAAGGGTTGCTGTTTGCATTAGATCCATTGCTTTTCCTTCAGCAACACCCTCTTTAATATCTACTAAAACAATTTCTGAAGCAAAATTCTTTATGGCGATATATTCAGCACAACTGGCTCCAACAGCACCTGCTCCAACGATAGTAACTTTCATTTTATATAGTTTTTAGTGTTAATTTTTGATTTTATGTATATCTGTTATTTGTTATTTCGTCACCCTGAATTTATTTCAGGGTCTCGGTATTGAATTGATTTACATTGTAATGAGATTCTGATACTCCCGAACGGTCGGGACAGAATGACGTTTTTTTTATTTTGGATACTTTGCGGACAAACAATAAATTTTTTACGAAAATACAAATTATGTAGCAGTTAAATAACAAGCTTTGGTTAAATGTACCTTAGTTAAAACGGTAATGAAGTCCAACATTTGCGTTGAACAATCCGCTTGCAGAAAACACCGTACTAAATTTAAACTTATTCGCGTAGTAGTTGAATCCTATATTCCCTTTAAATTTTCCTTCGCTGGTTCCTAGAGCACCTAATTGTTCATTTAGAATAGGCAATGAGGCTCCGGTTCCACCAAACGAATAATCAAAATCCGAATTGGTATAACCAAGACCGCCCATTACCTCAAAATTATCATAGAGCTTAGAGCCAATTAATTGAACATTGTACATGTTCGCATCTACTTCTATCCTATTTAAATTAGCGATTTCTATATCTATGGGAAGGAATTTATAATCTGCTTTAAAATTGCTATAATTAGCTACCAATGCGAATTGGAAATCTTCAGGGTTGAACCTTTTATAAAAATATTGAGAAAAGTTGTGCTTTAGTCCTAAACCAACAGTGCTAATTCCAACGTCGTTAATAAACACCTTGGGCAAATACCTCACTGCGATTTCAGTCTTAAATGGCAAACCAATGGTTACCTGTGGAAAAGCATGTAAAACAATTTTCTTATCCAAACCGTCTATGGCATCAAAAATAATAGGGATTTTTTCGTTTTGATTAA
It encodes:
- the mdh gene encoding malate dehydrogenase, with the protein product MKVTIVGAGAVGASCAEYIAIKNFASEIVLVDIKEGVAEGKAMDLMQTATLNGFDSKIVGSTNDYSKTSGSDVVVITSGIPRKPGMTREELIGINAGIVKEVSGNLIKHSPNTVIIVVSNPMDTMTYLVHKTTGLPKNRIIGMGGALDSARFKFRLSEALECPPSDVDGMVIGGHSDTGMVPLTRLATRNSIPVTAFLSEGRLNQVSEDTKVGGATLTKLLGTSAWYAPGAAVSAMVQAIACDQKKMFPCSALLEGEYGLNDLCIGVPSILGKDGLEKIVEIELTDAEKAKIKESAEGVKKTNDLLTF
- a CDS encoding DUF6588 family protein, with translation MRKLLKPTFIIALFFVSNFSFAQNDINDLIDDMLLIADNFAAPGAEGATLQSSAGWFSSASTLNKWQVEVSVHGNALFVPSSKQNKLINNNQFNILEVSSPNGNALLPTVYGGDTDVMFSGEITNPFNQNEKIPIIFDAIDGLDKKIVLHAFPQVTIGLPFKTEIAVRYLPKVFINDVGISTVGLGLKHNFSQYFYKRFNPEDFQFALVANYSNFKADYKFLPIDIEIANLNRIEVDANMYNVQLIGSKLYDNFEVMGGLGYTNSDFDYSFGGTGASLPILNEQLGALGTSEGKFKGNIGFNYYANKFKFSTVFSASGLFNANVGLHYRFN